One Gloeobacter morelensis MG652769 DNA window includes the following coding sequences:
- a CDS encoding branched-chain amino acid ABC transporter substrate-binding protein has protein sequence MKRREFAAGAALLTLLGACGSSDKVYIGVAGPLSGPQTVQGEYILKAVELAVEQVNAKGGVKGKQIEVVTGDDQAKPLDATSVARKLASTEGVMGVVGHFNSGCSIPASSIYNQGNLVMITPGSTNPALTENGLKNVYRIVGRDDQQGAVDGDFALKSLQTQRVAILHDKTPYGQGLASFFRETVEKGGVEVTFFEGITQGDRDFRAVLTRIKGIDPDTIFYGGVFVEAGLVVSQARELGIKSRFISGDGTKEQSFIDIVGKNASDIYISGPALVSNATFVDAYMDKYNNEEPGPFSPYAYDAARILIAAMESAPELTREAVAAEVRKLKNFPGLAGSITFDAKGDRDKAPFDIFVIKDGEFVPYKA, from the coding sequence ATGAAAAGAAGAGAATTTGCCGCTGGAGCGGCGCTGCTCACCCTATTGGGAGCCTGCGGCAGCTCGGACAAAGTGTATATAGGTGTTGCGGGCCCGCTCTCCGGCCCGCAGACGGTCCAGGGAGAATACATCCTCAAGGCGGTCGAACTGGCGGTCGAACAGGTCAACGCCAAAGGGGGCGTCAAGGGCAAGCAGATCGAAGTGGTCACCGGCGACGATCAGGCCAAACCCCTGGATGCCACCAGCGTGGCGCGCAAGCTCGCTTCGACCGAAGGGGTGATGGGAGTGGTCGGCCACTTCAACTCCGGCTGTTCGATTCCGGCCTCGTCGATCTACAACCAGGGCAACCTGGTGATGATCACCCCCGGCAGCACCAATCCCGCCCTCACCGAAAACGGCCTCAAGAACGTCTACCGCATCGTCGGCCGCGACGATCAGCAGGGGGCGGTGGACGGCGATTTTGCGCTCAAATCTCTCCAGACCCAGCGCGTCGCCATCCTGCACGACAAGACCCCCTACGGCCAGGGACTCGCTTCGTTTTTCCGCGAAACGGTCGAAAAGGGCGGGGTGGAGGTGACGTTCTTCGAAGGGATCACCCAGGGGGACCGCGATTTTCGGGCGGTGCTCACGCGCATCAAGGGCATCGACCCCGACACGATCTTCTACGGCGGGGTGTTTGTCGAGGCGGGCCTGGTGGTGAGCCAGGCGCGCGAACTGGGCATCAAGTCGCGCTTTATCAGCGGCGACGGCACCAAGGAGCAGAGCTTCATCGACATCGTCGGCAAGAACGCGAGCGACATCTACATCAGCGGTCCGGCCCTGGTGAGCAACGCCACCTTCGTGGACGCCTACATGGACAAGTACAACAACGAAGAGCCTGGTCCCTTCTCGCCCTACGCCTACGATGCGGCGCGCATCTTGATTGCCGCCATGGAAAGCGCCCCCGAGTTGACCCGCGAGGCAGTAGCTGCGGAGGTGCGCAAGCTCAAAAATTTCCCGGGTCTTGCCGGTTCTATCACCTTCGACGCCAAGGGCGACCGCGACAAGGCCCCCTTCGACATCTTCGTGATCAAAGACGGCGAGTTCGTCCCGTACAAGGCGTAG